A section of the Oenanthe melanoleuca isolate GR-GAL-2019-014 chromosome 6, OMel1.0, whole genome shotgun sequence genome encodes:
- the LOC130254684 gene encoding steroid 17-alpha-hydroxylase/17,20 lyase has protein sequence MATQGGRGPLPSPPAMCPQLQSWPRAQRPAPPSSSPDKEPSPPQSQGDDPAAAIRAPRAPQPAAGPAMPLLGALLLALALLCTWGLARRRDALAMATGTALGRPRSLPALPLVGSLLQLAGHPQLHLRLWRLQGHYGSLYALWMGSHYVVVVNSYRHAREVLLKKGKDFAGRPRTVTTDLLSRGGKDIAFASYGPLWKFQRKLVHTALSMFGEGSLALERIICREAASLCETLSAAQDTALDMAPELTRAVTNVVCSLCFNSCYRRGDPEFEAMLEYSQGIVDTVAKESLVDIFPWLQIFPNKDLALLKKCLQVRDQLLQQKFTEHKEAFSGDTVKDLMDALLQVRLSAENSSPPEPGLELTDDHLLMTVGDIFGAGVETTTTVLKWAVLYLLHYPEIQRKIQEEMDHKIGLVRHPHLSDRPLLPYLEATISEVLRIRPVSPLLIPHVSLTDTSIGEYSIPKGARVIINLWSVHHDEKEWDKPEEFNPGRFLDEQGQHIHSPSPSYLPFGAGIRVCLGKVLAKMELFLFLAWVLQRFTLECPEDQPLPSLEGKFGVVLQVQKFQVKARLREAWRAAS, from the exons ATGGCCACCCAGGGTGGCCGTGGCCCCCTGCCCTCGCCCCCCGCCAtgtgcccacagctgcagagctggccacGGGCCcagcgcccggctccccccTCCTCGTCCCCCGATAAGGAGCCGAGCCCGCCTCAGAGTCAAGGCGACGACCCCGCAGCCGCTATAAGGGCCCCCCGCGCGCCGCAGCCCGCAGCCGGGCCCGCCATGCCGCTGCTGGGcgccctgctgctggccctggccctgctctgcaccTGGGGGCTGGCCCGCCGGCGGGACGCGCTGGCCATGGCCACAGGGACGGCTCTGGGGCGCCCACGCAGCCTGCCGGCCCTGCCGCTGGTGGggagcctgctgcagctggcagggcacccccagctccacCTGCGGCTGTGGCGCCTGCAGGGACACTACGGCAGCCTCTACGCCCTCTGGATGGGCTCCCACTACGTGGTGGTGGTCAACAGCTACCGGCACgccagggaggtgctgctgaaGAAGGGCAAAGACTTCGCCGGACGGCCCCGCACC GTGACCACGGACCTGCTGTCCCGGGGGGGCAAGGACATCGCCTTCGCCAGCTACGGGCCCCTCTGGAAGTTCCAGCGCAAGCTGGTGCACACTGCCCTCTCCATGTTCGGGGAGGGATCGCTCGCCCTCGAGAGGATCA TCTGCCGGGAGGCTGCATCCCTGTGCGAGACACTCAGCGCTGcgcaggacacagccctggacatggCCCCTGAGCTCACACGGGCTGTCACCAACGTGGTCTGCTCCCTCTGCTTCAACTCCTGCTACCGGCGTGGGGACCCCGAGTTTGAGGCCATGCTGGAGTACAGCCAGGGTATTGTGGACACCGTGGCCAAGGAGAGCTTGGTGGACATCTTCCCCTGgctccag ATATTTCCCAATAAGGACCTGGCCCTGCTGAAGAAATGCCTCCAGGTCCGGgaccagctgctccagcagaaatTCACTGAACACAAg GAAGCTTTCTCTGGAGACACTGTGAAGGACCTCATGGATGCCCTCCTGCAAGTGAGGCTCAGTGCTGAGAACAGCAGCCCTCCGGAGCCAGGCCTGGAGCTGACTGATGACCACCTCCTCATGACAGTGGGGGACATCTTTGGAGCTGGTGTGGAGACCACCACCACTGTGCTCAAATGGGCTGTGCTCTACCTGCTCCACTACCCTGAG ATCCAGAGGAAGATCCAGGAGGAAATGGACCACAAGATCGGCCTGGTGCGTCACCCCCACCTCAGCGACCGCCCACTGCTGCCCTACCTGGAGGCCACCATCAGCGAAGTGCTGCGCATCCGGCCCGTGTCCCCCCTGCTCATCCCACACGTGTCCCTTACTGACACCAG CATTGGGGAATACTCCATCCCCAAGGGTGCCAGGGTCATCATCAATCTCTGGTCTGTGCACCACGATGAGAAGGAGTGGGACAAGCCTGAGGAGTTCAATCCTG GCCGTTTCCTGGatgagcagggccagcacatCCATTCACCCTCACCCAGCTACCTCCCCTTCGGAGCTGGGATCCGTGTTTGCCTGGGAAAAGTCCTGGCCAAGATGGAGCTCTTCCTCTTCCTGgcctgggtgctgcagaggtTCACACTGGAGTGCCCTGAGGACCAGCCCCTGCCCTCGCTGGAGGGCAAGTTTGGTGTCGTGCTGCAGGTGCAGAAGTTTCAGGTGAAGGCCAGGCTGAGGGAGGCCTGGAGAGCGGCCTCTTGA
- the BORCS7 gene encoding BLOC-1-related complex subunit 7 produces the protein MAAGGAADAQARFGHSVKGLLTEKVTSCGTDVIALTKQVLKGSRSAELLGQAARNMVMQEDAILHSEDSLRKMAIITTHLQYQQEAIQKNVERSSNLQDQLSHLLK, from the exons ATggcggcggggggcgcggcGGATGCCCAGGCTCGCTTTGGCCACTCGGTGAAGGGGCTTCTGACCGAGAAGGTGACGAGCTGCGGCACCGACGTGATCGCTCTCACAAAGCAGGTGCTGAAGGGCTCCCGTAGCGCCGAG CTCCTGGGTCAAGCTGCGAGAAACATGGTGATGCAAGAAGATGCCATCTTGCACTCGGAAGAT AGTTTAAGAAAAATGGCCATAATAACTACTCATCTACAGTACCA GCAAGAAGCAATTCAAAAGAA TGTGGAGCGCTCATCAAACCTTCAGGACCAGCTGAGTCACTTGCTGAAATGA
- the AS3MT gene encoding arsenite methyltransferase isoform X1: protein MNDGSVLSTLCLCPAGLCARGLGRQELLPGRKPGPGSAGCRDSTGCWGGAWPKLGRVQLRRCSWRHHQPHIPVAVAAPCREQIHQEVQDYYGKELQKSEDLKTNACITSARPLPKMVRDALEHIHEEVVARYYGCGLVIPECLSSCWILDLGSGSGRDCYVLSQLVGEQGHVTGIDMTQGQVEVAKKHIAYHMDKFGYRKPNVEFFHGYMEKLGDVGLADESYDIIVSNCVINLAPDKRAVLQEAFRVLKPGGEMYFSDIYASQRLSEPIRKHRVLWGECLAGALYWRDLYSIAEEVGFSTPRLVTASPITIGNKELEAIVGDCRFVSATFRLFKVPAGSRAGPGQAIYNGGIVGHERELVFDANFSFKEGEVVDVDAEMAAILQSSRFAEEFLIRAGGANTAALQGCCGKGVKEKIHDPFQLLERLSAPGPACCLGGTCGPPGCC from the exons ATGAATGATGGCAGTGTGCTCAGCAcactgtgcctgtgccctgcagggctgtgtgccaggggcctgggcaggcaggagctgctgccagggcgGAAGCCGGGCCCGGGCAGCGCGGGATGCCgggacagcacaggctgttGGGGAGGAGCGTGGCCCAAGCTGGGCAGAGTCCAGCTGAGGcgctgcagctggaggca CCACCAGCCCCACATTCCCGTTGCagtggcagctccctgcagagagcagatcCACCAGGAGGTGCAG GATTACTATggcaaagagctgcagaaatcagAGGACCTCAAAACCAATGCGTGCATCACCTCAGCCAGGCCCCTTCCCAAGATGGTGAGAGATGCTCTGGAGCACATCCATGAAGAGGTGGTGGCCAG GTACTATGGCTGTGGTCTGGTGATCCCTGAGTGCCTGTCATCGTGCTGGATTCTGGACCtgggcagcggcagcggcagggACTGCTACGTGCTGAGCCAGCTGGTCGGGGAGCAGGGCCACGTCACCGGGATAGATATGACCCAGGGCCAA gtTGAGGTGGCAAAGAAGCACATTGCCTACCACATGGATAAGTTTGGCTACCGCAAGCCAAACGTGGAGTTCTTCCATGGTTACATGGAGAAGCTGGGTGATGTCGGACTGGCTGACGAGAGCTACGATATTATCGT CTCCAACTGCGTGATCAACCTTGCCCCTGACaagagggctgtgctgcaggaggccTTCCGTGTCTTGAAG cccgGGGGAGAGATGTACTTCAGTGATATCTACGCCAGCCAGCGCCTGAGCGAGCCCATCCGGAAGCACCGGGTGCTGTGGG GAGAATGCCTGGCAGGAGCCCTGTACTGGAGAGACCTGTACAGCATTGCTGAGGAGGTGGGGTTCAGCACCCCACGCCTGGTCACCGCCAGCCCCATCACCATTGGCAACAAGGAGCTGGAGGCCATAGTTG GCGACTGCCGCTTTGTTTCTGCAACTTTCCGCCTGTTCAAAGTGCCGGctggcagccgggccgggccaggACAGGCCATCTACAATGGCGGGATTGTGGGGCACGAGCGAGAGCTGGTGTTCGATGCCAACTTCAGCTTCAAG GAAGGAGAGGTGGTGGATGTGGATGCTGAGATGGCTGCAATCTTGCAGAGCTCCAGGTTTGCAGAGGAGTTCCTGATCCGGGCTGGTGGAGCcaacactgcagcactgcagggctgctgtggcaaGGGAGTGAAG gAGAAGATCCATgatcccttccagctgctggagcgGCTGTCAGCCCCAGGTCCCGCCTGCTGTCTTGGTGGCACCTGTGGTcccccagggtgctgctga
- the AS3MT gene encoding arsenite methyltransferase isoform X2, whose translation MAAPCREQIHQEVQDYYGKELQKSEDLKTNACITSARPLPKMVRDALEHIHEEVVARYYGCGLVIPECLSSCWILDLGSGSGRDCYVLSQLVGEQGHVTGIDMTQGQVEVAKKHIAYHMDKFGYRKPNVEFFHGYMEKLGDVGLADESYDIIVSNCVINLAPDKRAVLQEAFRVLKPGGEMYFSDIYASQRLSEPIRKHRVLWGECLAGALYWRDLYSIAEEVGFSTPRLVTASPITIGNKELEAIVGDCRFVSATFRLFKVPAGSRAGPGQAIYNGGIVGHERELVFDANFSFKEGEVVDVDAEMAAILQSSRFAEEFLIRAGGANTAALQGCCGKGVKEKIHDPFQLLERLSAPGPACCLGGTCGPPGCC comes from the exons a tggcagctccctgcagagagcagatcCACCAGGAGGTGCAG GATTACTATggcaaagagctgcagaaatcagAGGACCTCAAAACCAATGCGTGCATCACCTCAGCCAGGCCCCTTCCCAAGATGGTGAGAGATGCTCTGGAGCACATCCATGAAGAGGTGGTGGCCAG GTACTATGGCTGTGGTCTGGTGATCCCTGAGTGCCTGTCATCGTGCTGGATTCTGGACCtgggcagcggcagcggcagggACTGCTACGTGCTGAGCCAGCTGGTCGGGGAGCAGGGCCACGTCACCGGGATAGATATGACCCAGGGCCAA gtTGAGGTGGCAAAGAAGCACATTGCCTACCACATGGATAAGTTTGGCTACCGCAAGCCAAACGTGGAGTTCTTCCATGGTTACATGGAGAAGCTGGGTGATGTCGGACTGGCTGACGAGAGCTACGATATTATCGT CTCCAACTGCGTGATCAACCTTGCCCCTGACaagagggctgtgctgcaggaggccTTCCGTGTCTTGAAG cccgGGGGAGAGATGTACTTCAGTGATATCTACGCCAGCCAGCGCCTGAGCGAGCCCATCCGGAAGCACCGGGTGCTGTGGG GAGAATGCCTGGCAGGAGCCCTGTACTGGAGAGACCTGTACAGCATTGCTGAGGAGGTGGGGTTCAGCACCCCACGCCTGGTCACCGCCAGCCCCATCACCATTGGCAACAAGGAGCTGGAGGCCATAGTTG GCGACTGCCGCTTTGTTTCTGCAACTTTCCGCCTGTTCAAAGTGCCGGctggcagccgggccgggccaggACAGGCCATCTACAATGGCGGGATTGTGGGGCACGAGCGAGAGCTGGTGTTCGATGCCAACTTCAGCTTCAAG GAAGGAGAGGTGGTGGATGTGGATGCTGAGATGGCTGCAATCTTGCAGAGCTCCAGGTTTGCAGAGGAGTTCCTGATCCGGGCTGGTGGAGCcaacactgcagcactgcagggctgctgtggcaaGGGAGTGAAG gAGAAGATCCATgatcccttccagctgctggagcgGCTGTCAGCCCCAGGTCCCGCCTGCTGTCTTGGTGGCACCTGTGGTcccccagggtgctgctga